A genomic stretch from Theropithecus gelada isolate Dixy chromosome 2, Tgel_1.0, whole genome shotgun sequence includes:
- the GP5 gene encoding platelet glycoprotein V has protein sequence MLRRTLLCAVLGLLRAQPFPCPPGCKCVFRDAAQCSGGDVARIAALGLPTNLTHILLFGMGRGVLQNHSFSGMTVLQRLMLSDSHISAVAPGAFNDLVKLKTLRLSRNRITHLPGALLDKTGLLEQLFLDHNALRGIDQNMFQKLVNLQELALNQNQLDFLPAGLFTNLGNLKLLDLSGNNLTHLPKGLLGAQAKLQRLLLHSNRLVSLDSGLLNSLGALTELQLHRNHIRSITPGAFDRLPNLSSLTLSRNHLAFLPSALFLHSHSLTLLTLFENPLAELPGVLFGEMGGLQELWLNRTQLRTLPAAAFRNLSRLRSLGVTLSPRLSALPQGAFQGLGELRVLSLHSNGLTALPDGLLRGLGRLRQVSLRRNRLRALPRALFRNLSSLESVQLDHNQLETLPGDAFGALPRLKEVLLGHNPWRCDCGLGPFLGWLRQHPGLAGLEEPPRCAGPGKLAGLPLWALPGGDAECPDPRGPPPHPAADSSSEAPVHPALAPNSSEPWVWAQPVATGEYQDHGPFWGFYFLLLAVQALITVIIVFAMIKIGQLFRKLIRERALG, from the coding sequence ATGCTGAGGAGGACTCTGCTGTGCGCGGTGCTCGGGCTTCTGCGCGCCCAGCCCTTCCCCTGTCCGCCGGGCTGCAAGTGTGTCTTCCGGGACGCCGCGCAGTGCTCGGGGGGCGACGTGGCGCGCATCGCCGCGCTGGGTCTGCCCACCAACCTCACGCACATCCTGCTCTTCGGAATGGGCCGCGGCGTCTTGCAGAACCACAGCTTCAGTGGCATGACCGTCCTGCAGCGCCTCATGCTCTCCGACAGCCACATTTCCGCCGTTGCCCCCGGCGCCTTCAATGACCTGGTAAAACTGAAAACCCTCAGGCTGTCGCGCAACAGAATCACTCATCTTCCAGGTGCGCTGCTGGATAAGACGGGGCTCCTGGAGCAGCTGTTTTTGGACCACAATGCGCTGAGGGGCATTGACCAAAACATGTTTCAGAAACTGGTTAACCTGCAGGAGCTCGCTCTGAACCAGAATCAGCTCGATTTCCTTCCTGCCGGTCTCTTCACGAATCTGGGGAACCTGAAGTTGTTGGATTTATCGGGAAACAACCTGACCCACCTGCCCAAGGGATTGCTTGGAGCACAGGCTAAGCTCCAGAGGCTTCTGCTCCACTCGAACCGGCTTGTGTCTCTGGATTCGGGGCTGTTGAACAGCCTGGGCGCCCTGACGGAACTGCAGCTCCACCGCAATCACATCCGTTCCATCACACCCGGGGCCTTCGACCGGCTCCCAAACCTGAGTTCTTTGACTCTTTCGAGAAACCACCTCGCGTTTCTCCCCTCTGCGCTCTTTCTTCATTCGCACAGTTTGACTCTGTTGACTCTGTTCGAGAACCCGCTGGCAGAGCTCCCGGGGGTGCTCTTCGGGGAGATGGGGGGCCTGCAGGAGCTGTGGCTGAACCGCACCCAGCTGCGCACCCTGCCCGCTGCCGCCTTCCGAAACCTGAGCCGCCTGCGGTCCTTAGGGGTGACTCTGAGCCCGCGGCTGAGCGCGCTCCCGCAGGGCGCCTTCCAGGGCCTGGGCGAGCTCCGAGTGCTCTCCCTGCACTCCAACGGCCTGACCGCCCTCCCCGACGGCTTGCTGCGGGGCCTCGGCAGGCTGCGCCAGGTGTCCCTGCGCCGCAACAGGCTGCGCGCCCTGCCCCGCGCGCTCTTCCGCAATCTCAGCAGCCTGGAGAGCGTCCAGCTCGACCACAACCAGCTGGAGACCCTGCCTGGCGACGCGTTTGGGGCTCTGCCCCGGCTGAAGGAGGTCCTGTTGGGGCACAACCCCTGGCGCTGCGACTGTGGCCTGGGGCCCTTCCTGGGGTGGCTGCGGCAGCACCCGGGCCTCGCGGGCCTGGAAGAGCCCCCGCGGTGCGCAGGCCCTGGGAAGCTCGCGGGCCTGCCGCTCTGGGCCCTGCCGGGGGGTGACGCGGAGTGCCCGGACCCCCGGGGCCCGCCTCCCCACCCCGCTGCGGACAGCTCCTCGGAAGCCCCGGTCCATCCAGCCTTGGCTCCCAACAGCTCAGAACCCTGGGTGTGGGCCCAGCCCGTGGCCACGGGCGAATATCAAGATCATGGCCCGTTCTGGgggttttattttctgcttttagcTGTTCAGGCCTTGATCACCGTGATCATCGTGTTTGCTATGATTAAAATTGGCCAGCTCTTTCGAAAATTAATCAGAGAGAGAGCTCTTGGTTAA